A DNA window from Selenomonas sp. oral taxon 126 contains the following coding sequences:
- a CDS encoding anthranilate synthase component I family protein has translation MKLSLTKEEFIAAAQTANLISVSTELTMDLDTPVSIYYKLVGAEMGYIMESVDTTQQQFGRYSFIGGEPFVRLQVFADKLLISENGLMKSIAGAPHETMKAYAARFTPAVTDGEALPLVHGGLAGYFTYETAATFDRVRGVEIGAEELLGQFMMCRYLVVYDALKNSARLHYIAGLDAGDDAGEVYEAIGERLAAMRTRLAAPFTPPDAAPSMRTSPVDFMARYRKAPEDFLHTVDTIKEHIYAGDIFQAVPSFRFREKITRPAFLFYRRLRQVNPSPYMFYYNFGEIKLVGASPEMLIKVSGSTVYTYPIAGTRKRGKTEEEDALLATDLRSDAKECAEHAMLVDLARNDLGRISVPGTVRVPKLMEVERFSHVSHMVSSVVGEIAPAYAPMDVLRATFPAGTVSGAPKLRAMEIIHEQEQEHRSFYAGTVGYMDFRGNMDMCITLRTMCIVSDDTAIIQSGAGIVKDSVPESEYLEILQKAKALFEVVEEVENNAAFA, from the coding sequence ATGAAGCTGAGTCTGACAAAGGAGGAGTTCATTGCGGCGGCACAGACGGCGAATCTCATCTCCGTCTCCACCGAGCTGACGATGGATCTCGATACGCCTGTCTCGATCTACTATAAGCTCGTCGGCGCGGAGATGGGCTACATCATGGAGTCCGTCGACACGACGCAGCAGCAGTTCGGCCGATACTCCTTCATCGGTGGTGAGCCGTTCGTACGCCTGCAGGTCTTTGCGGACAAACTCCTCATCAGTGAGAACGGTCTCATGAAGAGCATCGCGGGTGCGCCGCACGAGACGATGAAGGCATACGCCGCGCGCTTCACGCCCGCTGTCACGGACGGGGAGGCACTGCCCCTCGTCCACGGAGGGCTTGCAGGCTATTTCACCTACGAGACAGCCGCGACCTTTGACCGCGTGCGCGGGGTGGAGATCGGCGCAGAGGAGCTGCTCGGTCAGTTTATGATGTGCCGCTACCTCGTTGTCTATGATGCACTCAAAAACAGTGCGCGCCTCCACTATATCGCAGGTCTCGACGCGGGGGACGATGCAGGCGAGGTCTACGAAGCAATTGGCGAGCGTCTCGCCGCCATGCGCACACGCCTCGCTGCACCATTCACGCCGCCCGACGCTGCGCCATCGATGCGCACGAGCCCCGTCGACTTTATGGCGCGCTACAGAAAGGCACCCGAGGATTTCCTGCATACAGTCGACACAATCAAGGAACATATCTATGCAGGCGATATCTTTCAAGCGGTGCCGTCCTTCCGCTTCCGCGAGAAGATCACGCGCCCCGCATTCCTCTTCTATCGACGGCTACGGCAGGTCAACCCCTCGCCCTATATGTTCTACTACAACTTCGGCGAGATCAAGCTCGTCGGTGCCTCCCCCGAGATGCTCATCAAGGTCTCCGGCAGTACCGTCTACACCTACCCCATTGCCGGCACGCGCAAGCGCGGCAAGACCGAAGAGGAGGATGCGCTGCTTGCCACGGATCTTCGCTCCGATGCGAAAGAGTGCGCCGAGCACGCCATGCTCGTCGACCTCGCGCGCAACGACCTCGGGCGCATCAGCGTCCCCGGCACTGTGCGCGTGCCGAAGCTCATGGAGGTCGAGCGCTTCTCCCATGTCTCGCATATGGTGAGCAGCGTCGTCGGAGAGATCGCCCCTGCATACGCCCCGATGGACGTGCTGCGCGCCACCTTCCCCGCAGGGACGGTCAGTGGCGCGCCGAAGCTGCGCGCGATGGAGATCATCCACGAGCAGGAGCAGGAGCATCGCAGCTTCTACGCCGGCACCGTCGGCTACATGGATTTTCGCGGCAATATGGATATGTGCATCACGCTCCGCACCATGTGCATCGTAAGCGACGACACAGCAATCATCCAGTCGGGGGCGGGCATCGTCAAGGACTCCGTACCCGAGAGCGAATACCTCGAGATCCTGCAAAAGGCGAAGGCGCTCTTCGAGGTCGTAGAGGAGGTGGAGAACAATGCTGCTTTTGCTTGA